The Rhizobium rhododendri nucleotide sequence CCGACGATGTTGTAGGCAATCAGGTGCGGCAGGTGGCTGACGATGGCCAGCACCTTGTCATGGTGTTCAGCGTCCATTTCGTCGACACGGGAACCAAGTGTCTCCCAGAAATGCCGCAGCACCTTCAGCGCCGTCTCGTCCGTGCCTTCGACAGGCGTGAAAATGCACCAGCGTCCCCGGAAAAGACCAGCAAAACCCGCGTCGGGCCCCGATTTTTCCGTGCCTGCGAGGGGGTGGCCCGGAATGAAATGCACGCCCTCCGGAATATGCGGTTGCATCTGCGCGATGACCGAGGCCTTGGTCGAACCGACATCGGTGACGATGGCACCCTGCTTCAGATACGGGGCAATCTCGATGGCGACACTCTCCGAGGAGCCCACAGGCACCGAGACGATGACGAGATCGGCACCCTTGACGGCCTCGCCCGACGACAGCGTGTAGCGGTCGCCCAGTCGCAGTTCCTCGGCCCGCTTCAGCGTCTCTGCGCCGCGCGTCGCGATGACGACCTCACGGGCAAGACCGAGCCCACGGATGTCATGGGCGAGAGACGAGCCGATCAGTCCGATGCCGATCAGCGCGATCCGGTCGAACTGGACATCGCTCATGCCTTGCGTCCCATGAATTCGCCGAGTGTCTCGATGACACCGCGATTGGCCTCTTCCGTGCCGATGCTCATCCGCAACGAATTGGTGAAGCCGTAGCCGCGCACGGCACGCAGGATATAGCCCCGGCTGGCCAGCAACTCGTCGGCATCGGCGGCCCGCTTGCCGTCCACATCCGGGAAGTGGATGAGAACGAAATTGGCAACCGATGGCGTGACCTTAAGCCCGATGGCTTCAAACGCCGCAGTCAGCTTGTCCAGCCACAGCAGATTGTAGGTGACCGCCGTCTCGACGAACGCCTGGTCGCGCATGGCAGCGGCTCCGGCGGCGATTGCAGGGGCATTCATGTTGAACGGTCCGCGAATACGGTTCAGCGCATCGACGATCTCCGCCGGGCCGAACATCCAGCCGACGCGAAGCGCCGCCAGGCCGTAGGCCTTGGAGAAGGTGCGGGTCATGACGACATTGGAATTTGCCGAGACCAGTTCGATGCCGGCCTCGTAGTCGTTGCGGCGGACATATTCGGCGTAGGCGGCGTCGAGCACGAGGATCACGTTCTTCGGCAAAGCCGCGTGCAGGCGCCTGATGTCGTTGACGGGCACGTAGGTGCCTGTCGGATTGCCGGGATTGGCGATAAACACCATCCGCGTCCGGTCGGTGACGGCGGCAAGGATCGCGTCGACGTCGACAGTGCAGTCCTTTTCCTTGACCGTAACAGGCGTCGCCCCGGCGCCCATGATCTGGATCTTGTAGACGAGGAACCCGTGTTCGGTGATGACGGCCTCGTCGCCCGGTGCCAGGTAGACGTGGCAGAGCAGGCCGAGCAGTTCGTCGGAACCGTTGCCGCAGAGGATATTCGCCGGATTGAGCCCGTTGACGTCGGCGATGGCCTGCCGCAGCGCCAATGCCTGGCCGTCCGGATAACGTTCCAGCTCGTCGGCGGCAGCCTTGAAGGCGGCGATGGCCTTGGGGCTGGCACCGAGCGGCGTCTCGTTGGAGGACAGCTTGAACACGCGGGAAAGACCCGGCGCACCTTCCTTGCCCGGCACATAGGCAGCGATGTCGAGAATACCGGGACGCGGGACGGGCTTGCTGATTTCGCTGCTCATGGGATCGACCTTGGACAAGGGCCGGCATATCCGGCTTCAAACATCCCGTGGCATTAATCCGGAATGACGATTTTGTCGAGCAGGAAGCCGGCAACACTCAGCGCTTCGGCTGGGTTTCCTCACGCGTGGTGGGCACGCCGCGCGGCGCCAGCACGGGCACGAACACACGTCGCGAAGCGCGCACCGCAACCGGCAGGCCCTGGTAAAGCCGTTTCTGCGCCTCGACGATGATGACGCCGGAGAAGGCCGGCCACAGCGTCCTGCCGATACGCTCGAAGGCCCGGCGCAGCCTGAGCACCGCACGCAGCTTGGAAGGCGGGAAGAACAGCGCTTCGGCGGTCGCTCCCGGCGTGAAGTTCGTCTCGCGCAACAGCGCCGTCAGCTGGCCGCGCGAATAGGGCCGGCCCGAGCCGAATGGCGTATGTTCCATCCGCGCCCAGACGCCACGCCGGTTCGGCACCACGATCACCAGCCGCCCGCCGGGCGCCAGCACCCGCCAAAGCTCTTTCAGCGTCTCGCGCGGGCTTTCGGCAAATTCCAGCGAATGCACCAGAAGGACGCGGTCGATCGACGAATCGGGCAAAGGCAGTTCTTCGTCGAAGATCAGCGCCGTCGACGACGCCGATCCCATCGGCCAGTTCACCGCCCCCTGCCCCGCCGGCATGAACGCGAAGGTCCGCTCGGTATCGGCGCGAAAGCGGTCGAGATAGGGCACGGAATATCCGAGACCGACGAGCCGCTCCTCCGGCAATCGCGCCCAGAGCGACGACAGCGCCATGGCAATCGATTGCTCCGCCAGCCGGCCGAGTTCGGAATGATAGAATTGGCGAAGGTCGACGATATCGGCATGCATACGGTAAATCTTATCAGCCGGCGGTTGGACTTCAAGGCCGCAGCCTCTACATTCGTGTCGACCGACGAAAGTTAGGACATTTGAGCCATGCAGCCTTTGGAACTCGACGTATTTACCTGCCGCACCGACAATTACGGCGTTCTCGTCCACGATCCGGAGACAGGCCTCACCGCCTCCATCGATGCGCCGGACGCAGCAGCCGTTGCCGCAGCAGCGGGGCGCCGTGGCTGGAAGATCAGCCACATCTTCACCACCCACCATCACACCGACCATGTCGAAGGCAACCTGGCGCTGAAGGAGCAGTTCGGCTGTCTCATCTTCGGCCCGCTCAACGAGGCGGTCGCCATTCCCGGCCTCGACCGCGCCTATGGTGACGGCGACAGCTTCAAGTTCGGCAGCCACACTGTCAACGTCATCGAGACGCCGGGCCACACAGCCGGACATATCTGCTACCACTTCGAGGACGACAAGCTGCTGTTTGCCGCAGATACGCTGTTCGCGCTCGGCTGCGGTCGTCTTTTCGAACGCCCGGCCTCGGACATGTGGGCTTCGCTGCAGAAACTTGCCGTGCTGCCCGACGAGACCGCCGTCTATTTCGGCCATGAATACACGCTGGCCAATGCCCGTTTCGCGCTCACCATCGATCCCGACAACGAGCGCCTGAAAGCCCGGGCGGCCGATATCGAGGCGATGCGCGCCGAGGGCAAGTTCACCATCCCGACGACGCTGGCGCTGGAGAAGGAAACCAATCCGTTCCTGCGCCCCGCCGATCCGGCCATCCGCCGCAACCTTTTGATGGAAAGCCGCACCAACGAGGAAGTCTTCACCGAAATCCGCAAGCGGAAAGATAATTTCTGATGCGGCCGGAGGACATCATCCGCGAACTCGGCATGCAGCCCCACCCGGAAGGTGGCTGGTACGTCCAGACCTTCCGCGACAGCACAGGCGAGGCGCGCGGTCATTCGACGGCGATCTATTACATGCTGCAGTCCGGAGAGCGCTCTCACTGGCACCGTGTGCGGGATGCCGCCGAAGTCTGGCATTACTATGCCGGCGCTCCCTTGGCGCTCGACATCTCGGAGAATGGCCAGGGCAAGACGACGATCGTCCTCGGGACAGATTTCGCGAGCGGCGAACGGCCACAGGCGATCGTACCCGCCGACTGGTGGCAGGCGGCGGAAACAACCGGCGACTACACGCTGGTCGGCTGCACCGTCGCCCCGGGCTTTGAATTTTCGAGCTTCGAAATGGCGCCTCCGGGCTGGAAGCCTTCGGACGCCTGATTCCTATTCGGCAATGGCGACATCCGGCGCTGGCGGACGGCGCAGGATCATTTTATGGGCGGCAAGCACGGCGCCGCCGGTCACCAGCAGGCAGGCACCGACAATTCCCCACCTCGGCTCGGCAAAGCCGAACAACGTCAGGATCAGTGTCGACAGCAACGGCGCCGCATAGCTGGCGGCACCGAGGATCTGGATATCGCCGCTCTTGACACCATAATCCCAGGCGTAGAAGGCAGCCCCGACCGGCAACAGCCCGAGACCGGCTATCGCCGCCCATTGAAAGCCTGTTTCCGGCCAGACAGTGCTTTCCAGCCCCACATGGCACAGCAGCGACAGGATCGACGTCGCAAGGCAGAAGCCGGTGACGACATCGGTCGAGACGGCATCGAAACGCCGCGTCAGCAACGAATAGCCTGACCACGTGAAAGCGCAGAGAACGGCCGCGCCATAGCCGAGCCCATAGGCCGCATCGAAATGAAACCCGTTGCGCCCGACGATCAGCACCGTCCCGGCGAGCCCGGCAAAGGCGCCTGCGATGTGATACCAGCGCAGCCGTTCCCCCGGCAGCAGCGCCGAGCCGACGACGATGAGCAACGGCCAGAGATAGGCGATGAGACCGGCCTCGACCGCCGGCGCATTTCTAAGTGCCGTGAAATAGAGAAAATGATAGCCGAACAGCCCGGCAATGCCTGTGATCCACACTTTCGCCGGCTGACGCAGCAGCTTTATCCGCTCCGGCCTGAGGATCAGAACCACAATGCCCGGGATGCTGCCGATGGCAAAGCAGATGGCCGAAAGCTGGAAGGCCGGCATTGTCCCGGAGGCGGCAGTGAACAGCGCCAGGAAGGACCACATCAGGATTGCCGAAAAACCGATCAGCGTTGCCCGCAATGTCATTCTGCCCCCTTTGCGACACCGCGCCGGTGTCTGCCGGAGGAGGTGCCGTTAACTGCCGTACTTGACCGCCGTGATTGTCACCGTGCCGTACTTGGTCGGGATGCGGACGTAGACGGGAGCATATACCTTCATGGCGTCCGCCTTGGCAAACCAGATCTCCATGTCGTTGCTCTTGCTCAGGTAGTCGAAATCGGTACGGCTCTTCTTGTAGCCGCCGAGAGCTGTGAAATGCACGCCGCAAACGATCGCGTCGCCCTTGAAACCCTCGGTCGAAAACGGCTTGGAGCCCTTCGGAGACAGCTTCAGGTTCATGCGCGTCTCGCCGTCGTAGATCGGCAGTGTCTGCGCACAGACGTTGGTGTTTGCCGGAAAAATCAGCCCCGACACCGGATCGAGAACGGAGCGCAGGTCTCCCTCGGCAACCGGGATCCAGTTCTGCGGCCGGTGCGGCTCCGGCGTCGTGGTCGACGATGTGACGTTGCCATCGCGGTAAAGGACGTCATAGGTGTGCTGCTTGCGGCCGCTCTTGTAATTGAGCGTGTAGCGCGATGTCTCGAGCTTCCGCGGCCCCACGACACCGGCAACATCGGCTTGCGCCGAGATCGTCGTCACAAGATCGGCGAGGCCCGAGGAACTGACCGTGCCCTTGATGGTGAAATGCTTGTCGATGACTTCGGTCTTGAAATCGGCGTGCGCGATCGGCAGCCCGGCCAGCGCCACGCGGTATTCGGTTTCATGCCGCATGTCCTCGGCATGACCCATGGCCGGGAGTGATCCGGCGATAACGGAGACGAGAAGCCATTTTCCGAGATATGACATCGTGATTGCCTTCATATGAGTGGTAGTACCCTATATAGACACTTGTGACGATGTCTGCGATGCCAACAAGCACGAGCTTTTTGGCGGAATTGCGGGAAATGCCAAGGTTTGGCTTGACTGCCAAGGCTGCGCTGACTATAGAACCGCAACTTTCCAATCATGGCCTGTTGGATTGCGGAACCGGTTTTGCCGGCAAGGCTCTCCGATGGCAGACAAAAATAAAATAGGTGTACCATGTCCCGCATGTGCGAATTGACCGGCAAGGCCGTCCTGACGGGTAACAATGTCAGCCACGCAAACAACAAGACCAAGCGCAAGTTCCTTCCGAACCTGTGCCAGGTAACGCTGATCTCCGATTCGCTCGGCCAGCGTTATCGCCTACGCGTTTCGGCTGCGGCGCTCCGCACTGTCGAACACCGTGGCGGCCTCGATGCCTTCCTTCTGAAGTCCGACGAAACCACGCTGAGCCAGCGCGCTCGCCTGCTTCGTCGCCAGATCGTCAAGAAGACTGCAGAACTTGCAGCGACCGCTGCCTAAGCTTTCTTGATCTGACTTTATACGTGCTTTCAAAGGCTTGACGGATAATATCCGCTCAAGCCTTTGCTTTGACCGGTCCTTCCCTCCAACTGGTGGCATCACCCAGGATAAAAAAATGCCCAACCCGCGCTTTCTGCTGATCTACGTTGCCCTGATGACGCTGGTCGTCGTCGCGTCCAATTTTCTCGTCCAGTTCCCGCTGAACGGCGAGATTGCCGGCATCAAGCTCGGCGACATCCTGACCTGGGGTGCCTTCACCTACCCGGTCGCCTTTCTCGTCACGGACCTCACCAACCGCCAGTTCGGCCCGACCATCGCGCGCCGCGTCGTGCTTGCCGGCTTCGTCGTCGGTATCGCCATGTCGTTCTTCTCGTCGGTGCCGCGCATCGCCATTGCCTCGGGCGCTGCCTATCTGGCAGGCCAGCTGCTCGACATCGTGCTGTTCAACCGCTTGCGCCGCCAGGCGTGGTGGCGCGCGCCGCTGGTTGGCTCCCTGCTGGGCTCTCTGCTCGATACCGTGCTGTTCTTCTCTCTGTCCTTCGCCGCCTTTTTCGTGTTCCTCGGCGACAACACGCCATTCGCGCTCGAACAGGCGCCGATCCTCGGCATCTTCACGATCGAAGCGCCGCGCTGGATCTCCTGGGCCATCGGTGACTTCTCCGTCAAGCTGATCGTCGGCCTGGTAATGCTGCTGCCCTACGGCGCCCTCATGAACGTTCTGAAGCCGGCGCAGCCGGTTCGGGGCTGAGGGACTGTCCCTGAGAAACCGGTAGCGGTTCCTCACCGCAGAAGCCGGAATTCCAGCATCAGGTTGCGCTGCAGGATCGAGTGATTGTCGTCGGAGACCATGATCAGGTGGATCGTGCCGTCTTCGGCGCGGAAGGCGTCTATGCCTTCCATGTTGTCGATCTGTTCGTCGGCATTGGCCTCGAAGATCACCTTTCCATCGACTACGGCACCCGGCTTGATATCGCCGCCGACAATGCGGCGCAGGCGCATGCCGATGCCGTGGGCGAAGTCGAAACGCCGTTCCAGAAGCAGCAGGTCGCCGTCCGGGAGGAACACCCCGTCGCTGACATCGTAGTCATCGTAATGGCGGACGGTGAAGCGGCCTTTCAGGGGGCCGTCGAGAATGGCGGCGAGCATGTTGCCGTCCTTGTCGAGGCTGCGTTCCGTCACCAGTACGGCATTGCCGGCAAGCGGGCTGCCCGGCGGGCCAATCATCAGCGCTTCGAGGCTCTGGTTGCCGCGCAACGCATTGCGGTTCATGAGGATAGGGATCGAGCCCGACGGCTTGGACGTCTCGAAGCCGGGATCGGGATAGACGTCGACCCGGTGGTTCTGCTCGTAGCTGACAAGCACGGTGTTGCCGCGCAGCGCAACGCCCTCGGCATCCATTGCGCCCTTGCCTTCGTGCATCTGGCCAAACCGGTCGATCATCGGCGTGATGACCGCCTCGGAGATGCCCTGCAGCTTGCCATCGGCATCACGGTCGATGGCGCCTGTCCACCAGTGCCCGGTATCGAGCACGGAGACGAAGTGCCGGTGGTCTGGCCGCAGCCGGATGGCCGAGGCGGCACCGAACAGATCGTTGCTCGAGGTCATCTGAAGGCCGCCCAGAAACTCGAGATCGCCGAATTTAGTCACCGTCGAGCCAAAACGAAAAGCGGATATCTTGCTGGCACGGATCTCGGCAGGTCCGCCGGCGGAGGGATCGCCGGCAGACACACAGCCGGCCAGCAGCGCGGCCAGCAGGCAGACGCGGGAAAGTCGCTTCATCAGGCCCTCGGATATCAGGAAACAGCCGTCGGCGAAAACCGGCGGCGCGTTGTCAGCCAGCCCGGCGCCGCCGGCTACCGCGCAGCTGCGTCTGGTCTTCGAACAGCGATGCCAGCTGCTCCGTCATGGCGCCGGCCAGTTCGTCGGCATCGACGATCGTGACGGCGCGACGATAATAGCGTGTCACGTCGTGGCCGATGCCGATGGCGAGAAGTTCGACAGGCGAACGGGTCTCGATCTGCTCGATGACGGCGCGCAGGTGGCGCTCCAGATAATTGCCCGGATTGACCGACAGCGTCGAATCGTCGACGGGCGCACCATCCGAGATCATCATCAGGATCTTGCGCTGCTCGCGCCGCGCCAGCAGCCGGTTATGCGCCCAGATCAACGCCTCGCCGTCGATATTTTCCTTCAGCAACCCTTCGCGCATCATCAGGCCGAGATTGTTGCGCGCCCGGCGTAGCGGCTCGTCAGCCGACTTGTAGATAATGTGGCGCAGGTCGTTGAGGCGGCCCGGCGTCTGCGGCTTGCCGCCGGCAAGCCATGTCTCGCGGGACTGCCCGCCCTTCCAGGCCTTGGTCGTGAAGCCGAGGATCTCGACCTTGACGCCGCAGCGCTCCAGCGTACGCGCCAGGATATCGGCGCAAGTGGCGGCAACCGTGATCGGCCGTCCGCGCATCGAGCCGGAATTGTCGATCAGCAGCGTCACCACCGTATCGCGGAACTGCGTGTCGCGTTCCATCTTGAACGACAGCGGCTGCATCGGGTCGATGATCATCCGCGTCAGGCGGGCGGGGTCGAGATAGCCCTCTTCCAGGTCGAAATCCCACGACCGGTTCTGCTGCGCCATCAGGCGGCGCTGCATCCGATTGGCGAGGCGTCCGACGGCACCCTGAAGATGGGCCAGCTGCTTGTCGAGAAACGCCCGCAACCGCTCCAGTTCGGAGGCATCGCAAAGCTCCGACGCGCTGATGGTCTCGTCGAAATCCTCGGTGAAGACGTGATAGTCGACCTTTTCGTTGAAATCGGAGAAAGGAGTGTTCGGGCGGCGCGTCTCGCCGGGCGTTTCGGAATCGTCCTCGCCCTCGTCGGTCATGTCGTCGTCGGAAATCTCCGCGCCGTCCATCTCGCCGTCGTCCATCTGCTCGTCGGCCTGCTCGCTGTCTTCAGCGGGCGCGGCGTCAGCGCCGGCATCTTCGTCGACCTCGTCCTGGTCCTGCTCGTCGCTGCGTGGCTGGTCTTCCTCGGAGGTGCTGTCCTCGTCGTTCTGCTCGGTCTCGTCGTCGCCGTAGTCCTCGGCCATTTCCATGGCTGAGAGGACGTGGCGCATGGCGCGGGCAAAGGCCTGCTGGTCGTTGATCGCAGCCGGCAGCGCATCCAGAGCGCCGGCGGTCTTTTCCTCGATGAACGGACGCCAGAGATCGAGCACCTTTCCAGCGCTTTCCGGCGGCTTCTGGCCGGTCAGCTTCTCGCGGATGATCATCGCCATGGCTTCGCCGAGCGGCGCATCTTCCTGACGCTCGACACCGGCAAAGTTCGCCTTGGCATATTTCTCGGTATTCATGGAGTAGATGTTGGCGGCGACGCCATCCATCCGCAACGTCCCGATCGATTCAACGCGCGCCTGCTCGACGGCATCGAAGATGGTGCGGGCGTCGGTGCCCTGCGGCGCCATCGTCGCATGAACGCGCGCATCGTGGCAGGCAAGACGCAGCGCCATGGAATCGCCGAGCCCGCGGGTAACGGCAAGCTCATGCAGCGTTGGCCGCTTCGACATTTCTGGCAGGCGGATGCGCTCGCCGCTCATGCCCGGACGTTCGTTGGCAAACGTCACCTCGACTTCGCCGTCGCCGGCAATCGAGCGCACGCAGCCGGTGATCGCCCGGCGCAACGGCTCCATATCGACCTGCGTGCCGGGCTTGCCCTTCAGATTGTCTCCACGACCTGCCATATGACTTCAGTCTTTCCGAGCTATCATGTCGAGCATGAAATGCTCTAGGCCTCGAGAACGATGTTGGCGGCGCTTTCCTTCAGCTCGACGCCGAAGGCGCGCTGATAGTGCTCGGCCACCAGCGGACGCTCAAGCTCGTCGCACTTGTTGAGGAACGTGACGCGGAAGGCGAAGGCGACATCACCGAAAATCTCGGCGTTCTCAGCCCAGGTGATGACGGTACGCGGGCTCATCACGGTCGACAGGTCGCCGTTCATGAAGGCAGCGCGCGTCAGGTCGGCAACCCGTACCATCTTCGAAACGGTCTCGCGGCCGGCCGTCGTGCGGAAGGATTTGACCTTGGCGGCGACGATGTTCACTTCCTGCTCGTGCGGCAGGTAGTTCAGCGTCGAGACGATCGACCAGCGGTCCATCTGCGCCTGGTTGATCTGCTGCGTGCCGTGATAAAGGCCCGTCGTGTCGCCGAGGCCGATGGTGTTGGCGGTGGCAAACAGGCGGAAGGCGGGATGCGGGCGGATGACGCGGCTCTGGTCGAGAAGCGTCAGGCGACCCGACGATTCCAGCACGCGCTGAATGACGAACATCACGTCCGGGCGCCCAGCATCGTATTCGTCGAACACGAGCGCGACATTATGCTGGTAGGCCCAGGGCAGGATGCCGTCCTTGAACTCGGTGATCTGCATGCCGTCCTTAACGACAATGGCATCCTTGCCGACAAGGTCGATACGGCTGACATGGCTGTCGAGGTTGATACGCACGCAGGGCCAGTTGAGGCGCGCGGCGACCTGCTCGATATGCGACGATTTGCCCGTGCCGTGGTAGCCCGAAATCATCACGCGCCGGTTATGCGCGAAGCCGGCGACGATGGCGAGCGTCGTGTCGCGGTCGAAGAGGTAGTCCGAATCGAAGTCCGGAACATAGGCGTCGCCCTTGCTGTAGGCCGGC carries:
- the cobT gene encoding cobaltochelatase subunit CobT, whose translation is MAGRGDNLKGKPGTQVDMEPLRRAITGCVRSIAGDGEVEVTFANERPGMSGERIRLPEMSKRPTLHELAVTRGLGDSMALRLACHDARVHATMAPQGTDARTIFDAVEQARVESIGTLRMDGVAANIYSMNTEKYAKANFAGVERQEDAPLGEAMAMIIREKLTGQKPPESAGKVLDLWRPFIEEKTAGALDALPAAINDQQAFARAMRHVLSAMEMAEDYGDDETEQNDEDSTSEEDQPRSDEQDQDEVDEDAGADAAPAEDSEQADEQMDDGEMDGAEISDDDMTDEGEDDSETPGETRRPNTPFSDFNEKVDYHVFTEDFDETISASELCDASELERLRAFLDKQLAHLQGAVGRLANRMQRRLMAQQNRSWDFDLEEGYLDPARLTRMIIDPMQPLSFKMERDTQFRDTVVTLLIDNSGSMRGRPITVAATCADILARTLERCGVKVEILGFTTKAWKGGQSRETWLAGGKPQTPGRLNDLRHIIYKSADEPLRRARNNLGLMMREGLLKENIDGEALIWAHNRLLARREQRKILMMISDGAPVDDSTLSVNPGNYLERHLRAVIEQIETRSPVELLAIGIGHDVTRYYRRAVTIVDADELAGAMTEQLASLFEDQTQLRGSRRRRAG
- a CDS encoding DUF3108 domain-containing protein → MSYLGKWLLVSVIAGSLPAMGHAEDMRHETEYRVALAGLPIAHADFKTEVIDKHFTIKGTVSSSGLADLVTTISAQADVAGVVGPRKLETSRYTLNYKSGRKQHTYDVLYRDGNVTSSTTTPEPHRPQNWIPVAEGDLRSVLDPVSGLIFPANTNVCAQTLPIYDGETRMNLKLSPKGSKPFSTEGFKGDAIVCGVHFTALGGYKKSRTDFDYLSKSNDMEIWFAKADAMKVYAPVYVRIPTKYGTVTITAVKYGS
- the cobS gene encoding cobaltochelatase subunit CobS → MSKIDVDISQLPDTTVSLREAFGIDSDMRVPAYSKGDAYVPDFDSDYLFDRDTTLAIVAGFAHNRRVMISGYHGTGKSSHIEQVAARLNWPCVRINLDSHVSRIDLVGKDAIVVKDGMQITEFKDGILPWAYQHNVALVFDEYDAGRPDVMFVIQRVLESSGRLTLLDQSRVIRPHPAFRLFATANTIGLGDTTGLYHGTQQINQAQMDRWSIVSTLNYLPHEQEVNIVAAKVKSFRTTAGRETVSKMVRVADLTRAAFMNGDLSTVMSPRTVITWAENAEIFGDVAFAFRVTFLNKCDELERPLVAEHYQRAFGVELKESAANIVLEA
- the hisC gene encoding histidinol-phosphate transaminase produces the protein MSSEISKPVPRPGILDIAAYVPGKEGAPGLSRVFKLSSNETPLGASPKAIAAFKAAADELERYPDGQALALRQAIADVNGLNPANILCGNGSDELLGLLCHVYLAPGDEAVITEHGFLVYKIQIMGAGATPVTVKEKDCTVDVDAILAAVTDRTRMVFIANPGNPTGTYVPVNDIRRLHAALPKNVILVLDAAYAEYVRRNDYEAGIELVSANSNVVMTRTFSKAYGLAALRVGWMFGPAEIVDALNRIRGPFNMNAPAIAAGAAAMRDQAFVETAVTYNLLWLDKLTAAFEAIGLKVTPSVANFVLIHFPDVDGKRAADADELLASRGYILRAVRGYGFTNSLRMSIGTEEANRGVIETLGEFMGRKA
- a CDS encoding queuosine precursor transporter, which translates into the protein MPNPRFLLIYVALMTLVVVASNFLVQFPLNGEIAGIKLGDILTWGAFTYPVAFLVTDLTNRQFGPTIARRVVLAGFVVGIAMSFFSSVPRIAIASGAAYLAGQLLDIVLFNRLRRQAWWRAPLVGSLLGSLLDTVLFFSLSFAAFFVFLGDNTPFALEQAPILGIFTIEAPRWISWAIGDFSVKLIVGLVMLLPYGALMNVLKPAQPVRG
- a CDS encoding prephenate/arogenate dehydrogenase family protein yields the protein MSDVQFDRIALIGIGLIGSSLAHDIRGLGLAREVVIATRGAETLKRAEELRLGDRYTLSSGEAVKGADLVIVSVPVGSSESVAIEIAPYLKQGAIVTDVGSTKASVIAQMQPHIPEGVHFIPGHPLAGTEKSGPDAGFAGLFRGRWCIFTPVEGTDETALKVLRHFWETLGSRVDEMDAEHHDKVLAIVSHLPHLIAYNIVGTAADLETVTQSEVIKYSASGFRDFTRLAASDPTMWRDVCLHNKDAILEMLARFSEDLAYLQRAIRWGEGDKIMELFTRTRAVRRSIIEAGQDVDAPDFGRHALDPKAP
- the gloB gene encoding hydroxyacylglutathione hydrolase; this encodes MQPLELDVFTCRTDNYGVLVHDPETGLTASIDAPDAAAVAAAAGRRGWKISHIFTTHHHTDHVEGNLALKEQFGCLIFGPLNEAVAIPGLDRAYGDGDSFKFGSHTVNVIETPGHTAGHICYHFEDDKLLFAADTLFALGCGRLFERPASDMWASLQKLAVLPDETAVYFGHEYTLANARFALTIDPDNERLKARAADIEAMRAEGKFTIPTTLALEKETNPFLRPADPAIRRNLLMESRTNEEVFTEIRKRKDNF
- a CDS encoding esterase-like activity of phytase family protein; its protein translation is MKRLSRVCLLAALLAGCVSAGDPSAGGPAEIRASKISAFRFGSTVTKFGDLEFLGGLQMTSSNDLFGAASAIRLRPDHRHFVSVLDTGHWWTGAIDRDADGKLQGISEAVITPMIDRFGQMHEGKGAMDAEGVALRGNTVLVSYEQNHRVDVYPDPGFETSKPSGSIPILMNRNALRGNQSLEALMIGPPGSPLAGNAVLVTERSLDKDGNMLAAILDGPLKGRFTVRHYDDYDVSDGVFLPDGDLLLLERRFDFAHGIGMRLRRIVGGDIKPGAVVDGKVIFEANADEQIDNMEGIDAFRAEDGTIHLIMVSDDNHSILQRNLMLEFRLLR
- a CDS encoding cupin domain-containing protein, encoding MRPEDIIRELGMQPHPEGGWYVQTFRDSTGEARGHSTAIYYMLQSGERSHWHRVRDAAEVWHYYAGAPLALDISENGQGKTTIVLGTDFASGERPQAIVPADWWQAAETTGDYTLVGCTVAPGFEFSSFEMAPPGWKPSDA
- a CDS encoding DMT family transporter, whose product is MTLRATLIGFSAILMWSFLALFTAASGTMPAFQLSAICFAIGSIPGIVVLILRPERIKLLRQPAKVWITGIAGLFGYHFLYFTALRNAPAVEAGLIAYLWPLLIVVGSALLPGERLRWYHIAGAFAGLAGTVLIVGRNGFHFDAAYGLGYGAAVLCAFTWSGYSLLTRRFDAVSTDVVTGFCLATSILSLLCHVGLESTVWPETGFQWAAIAGLGLLPVGAAFYAWDYGVKSGDIQILGAASYAAPLLSTLILTLFGFAEPRWGIVGACLLVTGGAVLAAHKMILRRPPAPDVAIAE
- a CDS encoding class I SAM-dependent methyltransferase, which codes for MHADIVDLRQFYHSELGRLAEQSIAMALSSLWARLPEERLVGLGYSVPYLDRFRADTERTFAFMPAGQGAVNWPMGSASSTALIFDEELPLPDSSIDRVLLVHSLEFAESPRETLKELWRVLAPGGRLVIVVPNRRGVWARMEHTPFGSGRPYSRGQLTALLRETNFTPGATAEALFFPPSKLRAVLRLRRAFERIGRTLWPAFSGVIIVEAQKRLYQGLPVAVRASRRVFVPVLAPRGVPTTREETQPKR
- the rpmB gene encoding 50S ribosomal protein L28 — translated: MSRMCELTGKAVLTGNNVSHANNKTKRKFLPNLCQVTLISDSLGQRYRLRVSAAALRTVEHRGGLDAFLLKSDETTLSQRARLLRRQIVKKTAELAATAA